The DNA segment GCATGAGCGAACATATCGAAATCACCCCAGAACTCATCGCGATCCGCCATTACCTACACGAGCACCCCGAACGCAGCTTCAAGGAGACCTCCACCACGGCCTATCTTGCCGACCAGCTGCGCGCCCACGGCATCGAAGTGCTCGACACCCCGCTGCAGACCGGCCTTGTCGGCCTGATCGAGGGAACCAAGCCCGGCCCGCGCATCGCCCTGCGAGCCGACATCGACGGCCTGCCCATCCAGGAGAACACCGGATTGGAATTCAGCTCCGTGAACGACGGCGTGATGCATGGCTGCGGGCACGACCTGCATATGAGCTTCCTGCTCGGCGCGGCGTTCTGGCTGGCCGATCATCGCGACCGTATCGCCGGGTCGATCAAGATCCTGTTCCAGCCCGCCGAGGAAACCGGGCGCGGCGCGAGCCATGTGATCGCATCCGGTGCCGTCGACGACGTGGACGCCATCATCGGCACCCACAACAACCCCGACTATGCCCCCGGCCAGATCGCCGTCGGCGTGGAGCCGATGATGGCCGGATGCGTCGAATTCCATGTGAGCCTGCACGCCGAAGGCACCCACGCCGGCTACCCGCATATGGGCACCGGCCCGCTGGAGGCGCTCGCCTCCATGATTCTGAGTTTGCAGACCATCGTGAGCCGCAACGCCAGCCCGTTTCACCCGCTGGTGCTTTCTATCACCGAGGTGCATGGCGGCGACGTGTGGAATGTGGTGCCTGCCGAAGCCGGATTCATGGGCACGGTGCGATACTTCTACAAGGAGGACGGCCAACTCGCCGAACGTCGGTTCCGCCAGCAGGTCGAATCCATCGCGGCGGGCTACGGCATCACCGCCGACGTCGACTGGGACGACTTCCAGGATCCGATGGTCTCCGACCCGGATTTGGCCAAGGCGGTGGCCGCAGATGTGCCCGATTATGCCGATCTCCAACCGATCCACCCGTCCATGGCGGGCGAGGACTTCTCCGAATTCGCCAAGGTGACCCGCCCGGTGTTCGCGTTCATCGGCTCGAACGGCACGCCTGATCACCATGACTGGCACAGCCCGCAGTTCGTCGGCTTCGACGAGGCGTTGCAGGCCGGCGTGGAATTCTATGTCAACGCTGCGCTGCGCCTGCTCGAGGAACTTGCCTGAAGTTTCGTCACATCGCGTAATCGCAGCGCCCAATCAGATGAGGTAGACGTAGACTTACAAGCATGACTGATATTCGCTTCGCACTCGCACAGATTGACACCTGCGTAGGAGACCTTGACGGCAACGCCGACAAGGTGCTTCAGTACGCACGCATCGCCGCCTCCAACCATGCAAGGGTGGTGGCGTTCCCCGAGATGACGCTCACCGGCTATCCCATCGAGGATCTTGCCCTGCGCGCTACATTCCGCACCGCCGCATGGAACAAGGCCAATTGGCTCGCCACCGAGCTCGAGGCGGACGGGTTGGGCGATCTGTTTGTGGTCGTCGGCACCGTCGGCACCGACCGTGAACACGGCAAACCCCTCAACCGTCTCGTCGTATTGCATGACGGCGTGGTGTGGGCCGGTTACGACAAGCATTTCCTGCCGAACTACGGTGTGTTCGACGAGTTCCGTATCTTCACCCCGGGCAACAAGTCCGTGGTGCTCGACATCGACGGCGTCAACGTCGGCGTTGCGATCTGCGAGGACATCTGGCAGGACGGCGGTCCTGTCGCGGAGCTTGCGGAACGCGGCATCGACGTGCTGCTGACCATCAACGGCTCGCCATATGAAGAAGGCAAGACCGACACCCGTCTCGCCTTGGCGCAGCGCCGTGCGGCCGAGGTCGGCGCGCCGCTGATCTACGTCAACCAGGTGGGAGGCCAGGACGATCTCGTCTTCGACGGTGGCAGCTTCGTGGTCGATGCCGACGGCACGCTGCTGGAGCGTTCGCCGATGTTCATGGAGAATCTGTCGTACATCAACCTCAATACGGCTGCGGACAAGCAGCTTGCGAGCACCATCGTGGACAAGCTCGATCCGGACGAGGAAGTGTACACCGCTTGCGTGCTCGGCCTGAAGGACTACATGGCCAAGAACCATTTCACCGGTGTGACGCTCGGCCTGTCCGGTGGCATCGACTCAGCACTGGTGGCGGCCATGGCGGCGGACGCCTGCGGCGGCGGCAACGTGCATGGCATCTCCATGCCGAGCATGTATTCATCTGATGGCTCCAAGGACGATGCCGCCGATCTGGCGGAGAACCTTGGTGCGCATTACGACATCCAGCCCATCGAGCCGCTATTCACCGCCTATCAGCATCAACTGCATCTCGATGGGGTTGCCGCCGAGAATCTGCAGGCCCGCATCCGCGGCGTGATCGTCATGGCGTATTCCAACTCGAAAGGTCTGCTGGCAGTCGCCACCGGCAACAAATCCGAGCTGGCGTGCGGCTATTCCACCATCTACGGCGATGCCGTGGGCGGCTATGCGCCGATCAAGGATCTGCTCAAGACCCGTGTATGGGAGCTGTCCCGCTGGCGTAATAGGGCCGCGGCCGAAGGCATGGGCATCGGTGGTCTGAAGATCGTGGGCAATGAACAGGGCGGTGCCGGTGTTCCCCTGAAGAACGGCGTGATGATCCCTGTCAACTCGATCGAGAAGGCTCCTTCCGCGGAGTTGCGCCCCGGGCAGAAGGATTCGGATTCGCTGCCTGAATACGCGTTGCTCGATAAGGTGCTTGCCGCGTACATCGAGAAGGCGCATGGGCGTGCCGATCTGCTTGCCGACGGGTTCGACGAGGCGACCGTGGACACGGTGATGCGACTGGTGGATCGCGCCGAATGGAAGCGCCGCCAATATCCGCTTGGCCCGAAGGTGACCGCGTTGGCCTTCGGGCGAGACCGTAGGCTTCCCATCACCAGCGCGTTCAGGGAGTAATGCAGGAGCAACACATGAGTGACAAGAAGTGGTATTTCAACATGGTCACCGGCGAGCCCGAGCTCGGCCCGCTCTCTCCGATCGACAGGCGCATGGGGCCTTACGAAAGCCGTGAGGACGCCATGAACGCGTGGAAGATCGTGCATGAGCGCAATCGTCGTTGGGAGGAGCAGGATCGCAACTGGTCCGGCGGTGCCGACTGATACGCCGACTGCGGGAAACGGCATCCCATATATCGAACATCACCTGTAACGTGCGGGGACCGGGCGAAACCGGATTCCCGCACGTTGCTATTCGCGGGTGCTGCGGCGGCCTGGGGGAGAGACCAACCCTGCCATCAAGAAACGAAATGTGAGATAGCTCACTTCGTTTCTCAGGGGTTCATCCTCGGCAAGCCACTACACTAGTGGAGTGGCGCGGCATACAGGAGTGCCGCCTCTAAGCAACACCAAGGAGTGGATATGGTAACAGTCGAAGCATCTGCACCTACCCAGGAAGAACTGAACGCAACGGCGTGGGATGGCTTCACGGGTGGCAACTGGCAGTCGGACATCGATGTCCGCGACTTCATCCAGAAGAACTACACCCCGTACGAAGGCGACGAATCGTTCCTCGCCAACGCTACCGAGAAGACCAAGCATCTGTGGAAGTATCTGGACGACAACTATCTGGCCGTCGAACGCAAGCAGCGTGTGTACGATGTGGACACCCACACCCCTGCGGGCATCGACGCCTTCCCGGCCGGCTACATCGATTCCCCCGAGGTCGACAATGTGATCGTCGGCCTGCAGACCGACGTTCCCTGCAAGCGTGCCATGATGCCGAACGGTGGCTGGCGTATGGTCGAGCAGGCCATCCGCGAGGCGGGCAAGGAGCCCGATCCGCAGATCAAGAAGATCTTCACCAAGTACCGCAAGACCCACAATGACGGCGTCTTCGGCGTGTACACCAAGCAAATCAAGGTCGCTCGTCACAACAAGATCCTCACCGGCCTGCCGGATGCCTACGGCCGTGGCCGTATCATCGGTGACTACCGTCGTGTGGCCCTGTACGGCGTCAACGCCCTGATCAAGTTCAAGCAGCGCGACAAGGACTCCGTCCCGTACCGCAACGACTTCACCGAGCCGGAGATCGAGCACTGGATCCGCTTCCGCGAAGAGCATGACGAGCAGATCAAGGCCCTCAAGCAGCTCATCAACCTCGGCAACGAGTATGGCCTGGATCTGTCCCGCCCGGCGCAGACCGCCCAGGAGGCCGTGCAGTGGACCTACATGGGCTACCTCGCCTCCGTCAAGAGCCAGGACGGTGCCGCTATGTCGTTCGGCCGTGTCTCCGACTTCTTCGACATCTACATCGAGCGTGATATGAAGGCCGGCAAGCTCACTGAGGAAGGCGCTCAGGAGCTTATCGACAACCTGGTCATGAAGCTGCGCATCGTGCGCTTCCTGCGTACCAAGGACTACGACGCCATCTTCTCCGGCGATCCGTACTGGGCGACCTGGTCCGACGCCGGTTTCGGCGACGACGGCCGTACCCTGGTCACCAAGACCTCGTTCCGCCTGCTCAACACCCTGACCCTTGAGCATCTTGGACCCGGCCCGGAACCGAACATCACCATCTTCTGGGATCCGAAGCTGCCGGAAGCCTACAAGCGCTTCTGCGCCAGGATCTCCATCGACACCTCTGCCATCCAGTACGAATCCGATAAGGAGATTCGTGGACACTGGGGCGACGATGCCGCCATCGCCTGCTGCGTGTCCCCGATGCGCGTGGGCAAGCAGATGCAGTTCTTCGCCGCTCGTGTGAACTCCGCCAAGGCGCTGCTGTACGCCATCAACGGCGGCCGCGACGAGATGACCGGCATGCAGGTCATCGACAAGGGCGTGATCGATCCGATCAAGCCGGAAGCCGACGGCACCCTGGACTATGAGAAGGTCAAGGCCAACTACGAGAAGGCTCTCGAATGGCTGTCCGAGACCTACGTGATGGCGCTGAACATCATCCATTACATGCACGATAAGTACGCATACGAGTCCATCGAGATGGCTCTGCACGACAAGGAGGTCTACCGCACCCTCGGCTGCGGCATGTCCGGCCTGTCCATCGCGGCCGACTCCCTGTCCGCATGCAAGTACGCCAAGGTCTACCCGATCTACAACAAGGACGCCAAGACCACTCCGGGCCACGAGAACGAATACGTCGAAGGCGCGGACGACGATCTGATCGTCGGCTACCGCACCGAAGGCGAGTTCCCGGTTTACGGCAATGACGACGATCGTGCCGACGACATCGCCAAGTGGGTTGTCTCCACCGTGATGGGCCAGGTCAAGCGCCTGCCCGTCTACCGTGGCGCCGTTCCGACCCAGTCCATCCTGACCATCACCTCCAACGTGGAATACGGCAAGGCCACCGGCGCCTTCCCGTCCGGCCACAAGAAGGGCACCCCGTATGCTCCGGGCGCCAACCCGGAGAACGGCATGGACTCCCACGGCATGCTGCCGTCCATGTTCTCGGTCGGCAAGATCGACTACAACGACGCCCTTGACGGCATCTCGCTGACCAACACCATCACCCCTGACGGTCTGGGTCGCGACGAGGGTGAGCGTATCACCAACCTCGTGGGCATTCTGGACGCCGGCAACGGCCATGGCCTGTACCACGCCAACATCAACGTGCTGCGCAAGGAGCAGCTTGAGGATGCCGTCGAGCATCCGGAGAAGTACCCGCACCTGACCGTGCGCGTCTCCGGCTACGCGGTGAACTTCGTCAAGCTCACCAAGGAGCAGCAGCTCGACGTGATCAGCCGTACCTTCCACCAGGGTGCAGTGGTCGACTGATTCGTTGGCTGGCATAATAGCCGATGACGCCGCTCAGCGGCGATAGCGAGGGGCGGAGCTGGATGAGTTCCGCCCCTCTGCTTGTGATACGTACAAACCCATCCAAGGATGACCAAGGAGCGCAACGATGACCGAAACCTCGCAATTCCGCAGTACCACACGTCATATGCTTCGCGAATCGAAGGAATATGCGTCCCAAACCCTGATGGGAGGCCTTTCCGGATTCGAATCGCCGATCGGCCTCGATAGAAGGGACAGGCTGCATGCGTTGAAGACCGGTGACATCGGCTTCGTGCACTCATGGGACATCAACACGTCCGTGGACGGTCCGGGCACACGCATGACGGTGTTCATGAGCGGCTGCCCGCTGCGATGCCAATACTGCCAGAATCCCGACACGTGGAAGATGCGTGACGGCAAGCCGGTGTATTTGGAGGCGATGATCAAGAAGATCGACCGTTACGCCGACCTGTTCAAGGCGACCGGCGGTGGCATCACGTTCTCCGGCGGCGAGTCGATGATGCAGCCGGCATTCGTCTCTCGCGTATTCCATGCGGCCAAGCAGATGGGCGTGCATACCTGCCTCGATACCTCCGGCTTTCTGAACACGAATTACACGGACGAGATGCTTGACGATATCGATCTGTGTCTGCTGGATGTCAAATCCGGTGACGAGGAGACCTACCACAAGGTGACAGGCGGCGTACTGCAGCCGACCATCGACTTCGGACAGCGTCTGGCCAAGGCCGGCAAGAAGATCTGGGTGCGTTTCGTGCTGGTTCCGGGGCTCACCTCCAGCGAGGAGAACGTCGAGAACGTGGCAAGGATCTGCGAGAGCTTCGGAGACGCGGTGGAGCATATCGACGTGCTGCCGTTCCATCAGCTTGGCCGGCCGAAATGGCATGAGCTGCGCATCGACTACCCGCTGGAGAACCAGAAGGGGCCGAACGAGGCCATGCGCAAGCGTGTGGCCGACCAGTTCAAGGCGCACGGCTTCGTCGTATACTAATCGTTTTGCCCGGTTCGCCGGGAGCCGTTCGCGCCGCCAGCCGCATAGCGGTAGGCGCTGGCGCGAACGGCGTGCAACTACCGCCTTTTGCCGGTCGCGTCACGACAAAAAACAATGCGACCGCGCGTCAATCCGCGCCGAACGGCGTTCCGGCACGTAGCCTAGAAGCATGGCCGAGATTTTCTCTTTTCCTGAGGGGATCGCTCCGCGGGCTCAGGATTCGCAAGCGCATCTGCCGCCTCGCCCACAAGGCGTGCCGGATGAGGTCTGGCGCGCTGTGGAATCCGTCCGCGCCATGCGCACTGTGCCCGGCGTCCATTATCGAGAAATCCCCGTTCCCTCCACTCTGGCCGATTACGGCATCGGCGTCGCGCTTGGCATCGAGGCCAGCGACGCGTATTCCCATCGTCACCGTCAGCAGGCAAATGGCTGGATCATGCTGTTGTACGGCCGAAGGTTCTACGAGGAATGGAACAGCAGGTGGCGATGCGTGTGCTTTGCGCAGCTGCCCCTCGAATCCAGCGAAAACGACGGTCTTGCACCATCCCTGTATTGGGAGGATATGTGCGAGTATCTGGGCGATGTGGTGCCGGACAGCGTCGGCGGCACGGTGAGCATCACGCAGAACACGGCGTTTGGTTCGCAGGGTGCTGATACGTTTGCAGGCTGTGAGATACGTGTCTCCTACACGCCGGCGATCCCACCCGCATGCGGATTCGACCCCGGTGCCTGTGTGGAGACATGGGCCGAATTTCTAAAATCCACCGTTCGCGGTGAAGGAGAATCACGCGTTGAGCGAAATTATGCATGAGCCACGGTTGCAGTCCGAACCACGCGGGGGAGTGCCCGATGTGATCGACACCGTAGAAGGGTTCAACGACGCATGCGATGAGCTTGCCGCGGCATCTGGGTCCTTGGCGGCCGACGCCGAACGGGCTTCGGGATTCCGCTATGGGCATGAGGATTGGCTGGTGCAGTTCAAACGCGAGGGGGTGGGAATCTTCCTGTTCGACCCGATCGCGTTGACTGCCGCCGGAGCCGATTGGGGCAGGTTCAACCGTGCGGTGGGCGATGCGACGTGGATTATTCACGACGCCATGATGGACCTTCCGGGCTTTGCGCAAATCGGCATGACACCGCAACGCCTGTTCGACACCGAAATGGCGGCGCGCATGCTCGGGCTGAGCCGTTTCGGCCTGGCGGCCGTCACCGAACGGTATCTGGGCATCACGCTCGCCAAAGAGCATTCTGCAGCCGACTGGTCGTACAGGCCGCTGCCGCGTGACTGGCGCAACTATGCGGCATTGGATGTGGAACTGCTCATCGAATTGGAGCGTAA comes from the Bifidobacterium angulatum DSM 20098 = JCM 7096 genome and includes:
- the pflA gene encoding pyruvate formate-lyase-activating protein → MTETSQFRSTTRHMLRESKEYASQTLMGGLSGFESPIGLDRRDRLHALKTGDIGFVHSWDINTSVDGPGTRMTVFMSGCPLRCQYCQNPDTWKMRDGKPVYLEAMIKKIDRYADLFKATGGGITFSGGESMMQPAFVSRVFHAAKQMGVHTCLDTSGFLNTNYTDEMLDDIDLCLLDVKSGDEETYHKVTGGVLQPTIDFGQRLAKAGKKIWVRFVLVPGLTSSEENVENVARICESFGDAVEHIDVLPFHQLGRPKWHELRIDYPLENQKGPNEAMRKRVADQFKAHGFVVY
- a CDS encoding NAD+ synthase, producing MTDIRFALAQIDTCVGDLDGNADKVLQYARIAASNHARVVAFPEMTLTGYPIEDLALRATFRTAAWNKANWLATELEADGLGDLFVVVGTVGTDREHGKPLNRLVVLHDGVVWAGYDKHFLPNYGVFDEFRIFTPGNKSVVLDIDGVNVGVAICEDIWQDGGPVAELAERGIDVLLTINGSPYEEGKTDTRLALAQRRAAEVGAPLIYVNQVGGQDDLVFDGGSFVVDADGTLLERSPMFMENLSYINLNTAADKQLASTIVDKLDPDEEVYTACVLGLKDYMAKNHFTGVTLGLSGGIDSALVAAMAADACGGGNVHGISMPSMYSSDGSKDDAADLAENLGAHYDIQPIEPLFTAYQHQLHLDGVAAENLQARIRGVIVMAYSNSKGLLAVATGNKSELACGYSTIYGDAVGGYAPIKDLLKTRVWELSRWRNRAAAEGMGIGGLKIVGNEQGGAGVPLKNGVMIPVNSIEKAPSAELRPGQKDSDSLPEYALLDKVLAAYIEKAHGRADLLADGFDEATVDTVMRLVDRAEWKRRQYPLGPKVTALAFGRDRRLPITSAFRE
- the pflB gene encoding formate C-acetyltransferase; amino-acid sequence: MVTVEASAPTQEELNATAWDGFTGGNWQSDIDVRDFIQKNYTPYEGDESFLANATEKTKHLWKYLDDNYLAVERKQRVYDVDTHTPAGIDAFPAGYIDSPEVDNVIVGLQTDVPCKRAMMPNGGWRMVEQAIREAGKEPDPQIKKIFTKYRKTHNDGVFGVYTKQIKVARHNKILTGLPDAYGRGRIIGDYRRVALYGVNALIKFKQRDKDSVPYRNDFTEPEIEHWIRFREEHDEQIKALKQLINLGNEYGLDLSRPAQTAQEAVQWTYMGYLASVKSQDGAAMSFGRVSDFFDIYIERDMKAGKLTEEGAQELIDNLVMKLRIVRFLRTKDYDAIFSGDPYWATWSDAGFGDDGRTLVTKTSFRLLNTLTLEHLGPGPEPNITIFWDPKLPEAYKRFCARISIDTSAIQYESDKEIRGHWGDDAAIACCVSPMRVGKQMQFFAARVNSAKALLYAINGGRDEMTGMQVIDKGVIDPIKPEADGTLDYEKVKANYEKALEWLSETYVMALNIIHYMHDKYAYESIEMALHDKEVYRTLGCGMSGLSIAADSLSACKYAKVYPIYNKDAKTTPGHENEYVEGADDDLIVGYRTEGEFPVYGNDDDRADDIAKWVVSTVMGQVKRLPVYRGAVPTQSILTITSNVEYGKATGAFPSGHKKGTPYAPGANPENGMDSHGMLPSMFSVGKIDYNDALDGISLTNTITPDGLGRDEGERITNLVGILDAGNGHGLYHANINVLRKEQLEDAVEHPEKYPHLTVRVSGYAVNFVKLTKEQQLDVISRTFHQGAVVD
- a CDS encoding DUF3000 family protein; this translates as MAEIFSFPEGIAPRAQDSQAHLPPRPQGVPDEVWRAVESVRAMRTVPGVHYREIPVPSTLADYGIGVALGIEASDAYSHRHRQQANGWIMLLYGRRFYEEWNSRWRCVCFAQLPLESSENDGLAPSLYWEDMCEYLGDVVPDSVGGTVSITQNTAFGSQGADTFAGCEIRVSYTPAIPPACGFDPGACVETWAEFLKSTVRGEGESRVERNYA
- a CDS encoding M20 metallopeptidase family protein — encoded protein: MSEHIEITPELIAIRHYLHEHPERSFKETSTTAYLADQLRAHGIEVLDTPLQTGLVGLIEGTKPGPRIALRADIDGLPIQENTGLEFSSVNDGVMHGCGHDLHMSFLLGAAFWLADHRDRIAGSIKILFQPAEETGRGASHVIASGAVDDVDAIIGTHNNPDYAPGQIAVGVEPMMAGCVEFHVSLHAEGTHAGYPHMGTGPLEALASMILSLQTIVSRNASPFHPLVLSITEVHGGDVWNVVPAEAGFMGTVRYFYKEDGQLAERRFRQQVESIAAGYGITADVDWDDFQDPMVSDPDLAKAVAADVPDYADLQPIHPSMAGEDFSEFAKVTRPVFAFIGSNGTPDHHDWHSPQFVGFDEALQAGVEFYVNAALRLLEELA